One Helicobacter cetorum MIT 00-7128 DNA window includes the following coding sequences:
- a CDS encoding nitronate monooxygenase: protein MASTLKPLKIGKHTIKFPIFQGGMGVGISWDELAGNVAKEGALGIISAVGTGYYKNMRFVEKIIAKKPFEALNFYSKQALNEIFANARKICGNSPLGANILHAINDYGRVLRDACEAGANIIVTGAGLPTNMPEFAKDFSDVALVPIISSAKALRIICKRWSDRYKRVPDALIVEGPLSGGHQGFKYEDCFKEEFQLENLVPSIVEAAKEWGNIPIIAAGGIWDRKDIDKMLSLGASGVQMATRFLGTYECDAKVYADILPTLTQENILLIKSPVGYPARAINTGVLKRIEEGNAPKIACVSNCVSPCNRGEEAKKVGYCIADGLGRSYLGNREEGLYFTGANGYRVDKIISVHELIKELTEG from the coding sequence ATGGCATCCACACTCAAACCACTAAAAATCGGCAAACACACCATAAAATTCCCTATTTTCCAAGGAGGAATGGGTGTGGGAATTAGCTGGGATGAACTAGCTGGAAATGTTGCCAAAGAAGGGGCTTTAGGGATAATTTCAGCAGTAGGAACGGGCTACTATAAAAACATGCGTTTTGTAGAAAAAATTATTGCTAAAAAGCCTTTTGAGGCATTGAATTTTTACTCCAAACAAGCTTTAAATGAGATTTTTGCTAATGCTAGAAAAATTTGTGGGAATAGCCCCCTTGGTGCTAATATTTTGCATGCCATTAATGATTATGGTCGTGTTCTAAGAGATGCATGCGAGGCAGGTGCTAATATTATTGTTACGGGGGCTGGTTTGCCTACTAATATGCCTGAATTTGCTAAGGATTTTAGTGATGTGGCTTTAGTGCCTATTATTTCTTCAGCTAAAGCATTAAGGATTATTTGTAAAAGATGGAGTGATAGATACAAAAGAGTGCCTGATGCGTTGATTGTAGAAGGACCTTTAAGTGGGGGACATCAAGGCTTTAAATATGAAGATTGTTTTAAAGAAGAGTTCCAATTAGAAAATTTAGTGCCTAGCATTGTAGAGGCAGCTAAAGAATGGGGGAATATTCCCATTATTGCAGCAGGGGGAATTTGGGATAGAAAAGATATAGATAAGATGTTAAGTCTTGGGGCAAGTGGGGTGCAAATGGCAACACGCTTTTTAGGCACTTATGAATGCGATGCTAAAGTGTATGCGGATATTCTACCCACACTCACACAGGAAAATATCTTATTGATTAAATCTCCTGTAGGCTATCCAGCAAGAGCCATAAATACCGGAGTTTTAAAGCGCATTGAAGAAGGCAATGCTCCCAAAATCGCATGCGTGAGTAATTGCGTAAGCCCTTGTAATAGAGGAGAAGAGGCCAAAAAGGTAGGCTATTGTATTGCTGATGGTTTGGGGCGTAGTTACTTGGGCAATAGAGAAGAAGGGCTATATTTTACCGGGGCTAATGGTTATAGAGTAGATAAAATTATTAGCGTGCATGAATTGATTAAAGAGCTTACGGAAGGCTGA
- a CDS encoding outer membrane protein, with product MGAVMTQSNALLQLISPNQFSNTLIASHYALENNANSEVIKNLESLRKQSFERYLNNYLQNLKATMIKGYILPGSDGGAYSPLMKNSVIMQTIESKIENILANLKSSHSTLNVSTITTDLNAIVTLVQENTIGNPNFKLYDPTTKTYLTAQDMKNKTEQEIEKDIAKNGILHPINGNNSSSKQQNHAYLSPELGIQNLMFFQMLQGIAENKKDVNYAYALYNATDFENSILAYMSSKLYTNCQTDNGNCYYTGGKAQLEVLLEQMNVPKSLIDTYNKMGQPKYFLGNTDNGGLLVSGANLYSLLTQLENEVQDLKVSQANMQNKTKALDIIRQSLADVYLYDEQVKNPSVQFGNWISSVIGSGSDSVLPVSLTIQNEKLIIQGNQGYCGQNHNGCPKLTEMSTQDLYNTIMSWWDNVGNVANALTSHNNQQIGTAIQSFSQFYNEMYSKYPHYQQNTANSDAYPTKAQLQNILNDINNSLNSNKVSQNTIILNFLALPTNSQQHQATYNTLQSSKPIALASLSTLASMFNNMNYLSSPTTKLTNNDKDIESTQQGYMLGFGIKGGYKQMFNYYIKGNRESKKKYGQLGLRYYAFLDYNYGVLNQRNTNKENMNMLTYGVGLDILVNVFENKLASYGIFGGFQVAGNSWLATRKYSSNMKDKIRATHFQCLFDFGLRTNILSHHGIELGVKIPMLSQRYIDTANYKVNYKREFVYYVGYVWGF from the coding sequence ATGGGTGCTGTAATGACTCAATCTAATGCCTTATTGCAACTTATTAGTCCTAATCAATTTAGTAACACGCTCATAGCTAGTCATTACGCTTTAGAGAATAATGCTAATAGCGAAGTTATAAAAAATCTTGAGAGTTTGAGAAAGCAATCTTTTGAAAGATACTTGAATAACTATTTGCAAAATCTTAAAGCTACAATGATTAAAGGCTATATTTTACCCGGTAGTGATGGTGGTGCTTATAGCCCCCTTATGAAAAATAGCGTTATTATGCAAACAATTGAATCAAAAATTGAAAATATCCTAGCTAATCTCAAATCATCTCATTCTACACTCAATGTTTCAACAATCACAACTGATTTGAATGCTATTGTTACACTTGTGCAAGAAAATACAATTGGTAATCCAAACTTCAAACTATACGACCCAACAACAAAAACATATTTAACAGCACAAGATATGAAAAATAAAACAGAGCAAGAAATTGAAAAAGATATTGCAAAAAATGGTATTTTGCACCCTATTAATGGCAATAACTCATCAAGCAAACAACAAAACCATGCGTATTTATCCCCTGAGCTTGGCATTCAAAATTTGATGTTTTTTCAAATGTTACAAGGCATAGCCGAAAACAAAAAAGATGTGAATTATGCTTACGCTCTTTACAATGCAACAGATTTTGAAAATTCAATCCTTGCTTATATGAGTTCAAAGCTTTATACGAATTGTCAAACAGATAATGGCAATTGTTATTATACAGGTGGTAAGGCACAATTAGAAGTTTTATTAGAACAAATGAATGTCCCAAAAAGTCTTATAGATACTTATAATAAAATGGGGCAACCCAAGTATTTTTTAGGTAATACGGATAATGGAGGGTTATTAGTAAGTGGGGCTAATCTCTATTCTCTATTAACTCAGCTTGAAAATGAAGTGCAGGATTTAAAGGTTTCACAAGCAAATATGCAAAATAAAACTAAAGCACTTGACATTATTAGACAATCTTTAGCAGATGTTTATCTCTATGATGAGCAAGTAAAAAACCCTAGTGTGCAGTTTGGCAATTGGATTAGTAGCGTTATTGGTAGTGGCAGTGATAGTGTTTTACCAGTAAGTCTTACCATACAAAATGAAAAGCTTATTATACAAGGAAATCAAGGCTATTGTGGTCAAAACCATAATGGTTGTCCTAAGCTTACAGAGATGAGCACTCAAGACCTTTATAATACTATTATGTCTTGGTGGGATAATGTAGGTAATGTAGCTAACGCTTTAACTTCGCACAATAACCAACAAATAGGCACAGCCATTCAAAGCTTTAGTCAATTTTATAATGAGATGTATAGCAAATACCCACACTATCAGCAAAATACAGCCAATTCAGATGCTTACCCTACAAAAGCCCAACTTCAAAATATCTTAAATGATATTAATAATTCTCTTAATTCAAATAAGGTTAGTCAAAATACAATTATTTTAAACTTCTTAGCTTTACCCACCAACTCCCAACAACACCAAGCTACCTATAACACTTTACAATCTTCTAAACCCATAGCCTTAGCAAGTCTAAGCACCTTAGCGAGTATGTTTAACAACATGAACTACTTAAGCTCACCTACAACTAAGCTTACTAACAATGACAAAGATATAGAAAGCACTCAACAAGGTTATATGCTAGGCTTTGGAATAAAGGGTGGCTATAAACAAATGTTTAACTACTATATTAAAGGTAATAGAGAAAGTAAAAAGAAATACGGACAATTAGGATTAAGATATTATGCTTTCTTAGATTATAACTATGGAGTCTTAAATCAAAGAAACACTAACAAAGAAAATATGAATATGCTTACTTATGGAGTAGGTTTAGATATTCTAGTGAATGTCTTTGAAAACAAACTAGCTAGTTATGGAATCTTTGGAGGATTTCAAGTAGCAGGTAATTCATGGTTGGCTACTAGAAAGTATTCTAGTAATATGAAAGATAAAATTAGAGCGACTCATTTTCAATGTTTGTTTGATTTTGGATTAAGAACTAATATTCTTAGTCATCATGGTATTGAATTAGGAGTAAAGATTCCTATGCTTTCTCAAAGATATATTGATACAGCTAATTATAAAGTGAATTATAAAAGAGAGTTCGTTTATTATGTTGGGTATGTGTGGGGGTTTTAG
- a CDS encoding N-acetylmuramoyl-L-alanine amidase codes for MLVRLGVLLCAIYLQIVCASALKIQEIIPFGTSSVRIDFNQEIKRFKEVGLKGFRSYLEVEAILVIPKKRYQFFNHSTITIAQNTPKFVRVVLDYNAKTTYQTKIVGNKLYVSIIPKQISQKTARQPIIQANSKKSLNKTNYTKGTQKSHVVAKKEVAKKEVAKKEVAKKEVAKKEVAKKEVAKKEVAKKEVAKKEVAKKEVAKKEVQNDNNNQQQEFIGKETHTLLNAKHSKKTKKIVLDAGHGGKDCGAMSANLVCEKDIVLEVVKFLSKELKKRGYSILLTRDKDVYIDLVGRTEFANKKGANLFISVHANSIPKHSTSKAHGIETYFLSTARSERARKVAEQENQDDVNSMDLFSKSLFLNSLNTQRLIVSNKLAIDVQYGMLKEIRKDYPDVVDGGVREGPFWVLAGALMPSVLIEIGYNSHVLESKRIQSKSYQKILARGIANGVDSFFSKND; via the coding sequence TTGCTTGTGCGTTTAGGGGTTTTGTTATGTGCTATTTATTTGCAAATAGTGTGTGCCTCAGCCCTTAAAATCCAAGAAATTATTCCTTTTGGAACAAGCAGTGTAAGGATTGATTTTAATCAAGAGATTAAGCGTTTTAAAGAGGTTGGACTTAAGGGATTTAGAAGTTATTTGGAGGTTGAGGCTATCTTAGTAATTCCTAAAAAACGCTATCAATTTTTTAATCATAGCACAATTACTATTGCACAAAACACTCCAAAATTTGTGCGTGTGGTGCTAGATTATAACGCTAAGACAACTTATCAAACAAAAATAGTCGGCAATAAACTATATGTTTCTATTATCCCTAAGCAAATATCTCAAAAAACTGCTAGACAACCAATTATTCAAGCTAATTCTAAAAAATCTTTAAATAAGACTAATTATACAAAAGGCACTCAAAAGTCCCATGTAGTAGCTAAAAAAGAAGTAGCTAAAAAAGAAGTAGCTAAAAAAGAAGTAGCTAAAAAAGAAGTAGCTAAAAAAGAAGTAGCTAAAAAAGAAGTAGCTAAAAAAGAAGTAGCTAAAAAAGAAGTAGCTAAAAAAGAAGTAGCTAAAAAAGAAGTAGCTAAAAAAGAAGTTCAAAATGATAATAATAACCAACAACAAGAATTTATAGGAAAAGAAACCCACACATTATTAAATGCTAAACACTCTAAAAAAACTAAAAAGATTGTCTTAGATGCAGGGCATGGAGGAAAAGATTGTGGGGCAATGAGCGCTAATTTAGTTTGTGAAAAAGACATTGTTTTGGAAGTGGTGAAGTTTTTGAGTAAAGAGCTTAAAAAGCGTGGCTATAGCATTTTGTTAACAAGGGATAAAGATGTTTATATTGATTTAGTAGGGCGCACAGAATTTGCCAATAAAAAAGGGGCAAATCTTTTCATCTCAGTGCATGCTAATTCTATCCCTAAGCATTCCACCTCTAAAGCGCATGGCATTGAGACTTATTTTCTTTCAACCGCTAGAAGTGAGAGGGCTAGAAAAGTAGCTGAGCAAGAAAATCAAGATGATGTTAATTCAATGGATTTGTTTTCTAAAAGCTTATTTTTAAATTCATTAAATACGCAACGCTTGATTGTGTCTAACAAATTAGCTATTGATGTGCAATATGGCATGCTTAAAGAAATTAGAAAGGATTATCCCGATGTAGTAGATGGAGGGGTTAGAGAAGGTCCTTTTTGGGTATTAGCTGGAGCGTTAATGCCCTCAGTTTTAATAGAAATTGGTTATAATTCTCATGTTTTAGAATCTAAACGCATTCAAAGCAAATCATATCAAAAAATCTTAGCTAGAGGTATCGCCAATGGGGTTGATAGCTTTTTTAGCAAGAACGACTAG
- the acnB gene encoding bifunctional aconitate hydratase 2/2-methylisocitrate dehydratase encodes MKDFLEEYKQAALQREQEGIPALPLNAKQVESVVQILMSNNEEEALFAKDLLVHRVSPGVDEGAKVKAEFLAKLSKKELECAYISALEAITLLGTMLGGYNVEPLIVGLESQDENIAKESAKALKSTLLVYGAFDKITDLSKTNALAKEVLESWANAEWFLNKEPLSECIEACVFKIDGETNTDDLSPASDAFTRSDIPLHAKAMLKNRIKDYEERLEAIKAKGVPVAYVGDVVGTGSSRKSATNSIMWHFGKDIPFVPNKKSGGLVIGGVIAPIFFATCEDSGALPIIADVKEMKEGDIIKIYPYKGEITLDDKVISTFKLEPETLLDEVRAGGRIPLIIGRGLTNKARKFLGLDESEVFKKPATPKSNAKGYTLAQKIVGRACGLEGVLPGTYCEPKVTTVGSQDTTGAMTRDEIKELASLKFDAPFVLQSFCHTAAYPKPSDVSLHATLPSFITERGGVALHPGDGVIHTWLNRMGLPDTLGTGGDSHTRFPLGISFPAGSGLVAFAAVTGTMPLNMPESVLVRFKGERRPEITLRDLVNAIPYYAIKQGLLTVEKKGKINIFNGRILEIEGLPDIKMEQAFELSDASAERSAAACVVRLNKEPMIEYLQSNIKLIEEMIASDYEDKETLRKRKDAMQAWITNPVLLEPDSDAKYAAIIEIDMAEITEPILACPNDPDDVATLSEILADTTGKRPHKIDEVFIGSCMTNIGHFRAFGEIVKNAPASQARLWVVPPTKMDEKELINEGYYAIFGAAGARTEVPGCSLCMGNQARVRDNAVVFSTSTRNFDNRMGKGARVYLGSAELGAVCALLGKIPTKEEYANLVNEKLENQKDKVYRYMNFNLMENFKL; translated from the coding sequence ATGAAAGACTTTTTAGAAGAATATAAACAGGCAGCTTTGCAAAGAGAGCAAGAGGGGATTCCTGCATTACCCTTGAATGCTAAACAAGTAGAGAGTGTGGTTCAGATTCTAATGTCCAATAACGAAGAAGAGGCGCTTTTTGCTAAAGATTTGTTGGTTCATAGGGTAAGTCCCGGTGTAGATGAGGGAGCGAAAGTTAAGGCGGAGTTTTTAGCAAAACTATCCAAGAAAGAGCTAGAGTGTGCATATATTAGTGCTTTAGAGGCAATTACTCTTTTAGGCACAATGCTTGGGGGTTATAATGTAGAGCCTTTAATTGTAGGCTTAGAAAGTCAAGATGAAAACATCGCTAAAGAAAGTGCTAAAGCTTTAAAATCTACCCTTTTAGTTTATGGAGCGTTTGATAAAATTACTGATTTGAGTAAGACTAATGCTCTAGCTAAAGAAGTGTTAGAGTCTTGGGCGAATGCGGAGTGGTTTTTGAATAAAGAGCCATTAAGTGAATGTATTGAGGCGTGCGTGTTTAAAATTGATGGTGAAACCAATACTGATGATTTAAGCCCTGCTAGTGATGCCTTTACTAGAAGTGATATTCCTTTGCATGCAAAAGCGATGTTAAAAAATAGGATTAAAGATTATGAAGAACGCTTAGAGGCTATTAAGGCTAAGGGCGTTCCTGTGGCGTATGTTGGCGATGTGGTTGGCACAGGAAGCTCTAGGAAAAGTGCGACTAATTCTATTATGTGGCATTTTGGAAAAGATATTCCTTTTGTGCCTAATAAAAAGAGTGGAGGGTTAGTGATTGGGGGTGTAATCGCTCCGATTTTCTTTGCAACTTGTGAAGATAGTGGGGCGTTACCCATTATTGCTGATGTCAAAGAAATGAAAGAAGGCGACATTATTAAAATCTATCCTTATAAGGGTGAAATCACGCTTGATGATAAGGTAATTAGCACCTTTAAATTAGAGCCTGAAACTTTGTTAGATGAAGTGAGAGCAGGAGGGCGCATTCCTTTAATTATCGGTAGGGGTTTGACCAATAAAGCGCGCAAATTCTTGGGATTAGATGAATCAGAAGTGTTTAAAAAACCAGCTACTCCAAAAAGTAATGCTAAAGGCTACACCTTGGCACAAAAAATTGTCGGTCGTGCTTGTGGGCTAGAGGGGGTATTGCCCGGCACCTATTGTGAGCCAAAGGTTACTACTGTGGGCAGTCAAGACACTACAGGGGCAATGACAAGAGATGAGATTAAAGAATTAGCGAGTTTGAAGTTTGACGCTCCTTTTGTGTTGCAGAGTTTTTGCCATACCGCCGCTTATCCAAAACCTAGCGATGTGAGTTTGCATGCGACTTTACCTAGCTTTATCACTGAAAGGGGTGGTGTGGCATTACATCCGGGCGATGGCGTGATTCATACATGGCTAAATCGCATGGGATTACCCGATACTTTAGGCACAGGGGGAGATAGCCACACTCGTTTTCCTTTAGGCATTAGTTTTCCTGCAGGGAGTGGTCTAGTCGCTTTTGCAGCTGTTACAGGCACGATGCCATTAAACATGCCAGAATCAGTATTAGTGCGTTTTAAGGGCGAGAGAAGACCTGAAATTACCTTAAGAGACTTGGTTAATGCGATTCCTTACTATGCGATTAAACAAGGGTTACTCACGGTTGAGAAAAAGGGTAAAATCAATATCTTTAATGGGCGTATCTTAGAGATTGAAGGTTTGCCTGACATTAAAATGGAGCAAGCCTTTGAATTAAGCGATGCGAGCGCAGAAAGAAGTGCTGCAGCTTGTGTGGTGCGCCTGAATAAAGAGCCTATGATTGAATACTTACAATCTAATATTAAACTTATTGAAGAAATGATTGCAAGTGATTATGAAGATAAAGAGACTTTAAGAAAGCGTAAGGACGCTATGCAAGCTTGGATAACTAATCCGGTGTTATTAGAGCCAGATAGTGATGCAAAATATGCTGCTATCATTGAAATTGATATGGCTGAAATTACAGAGCCTATTTTAGCTTGTCCTAATGACCCTGATGATGTAGCCACTTTGAGTGAGATTTTAGCTGATACAACCGGTAAAAGACCGCACAAAATTGATGAAGTGTTTATTGGCTCTTGTATGACTAATATTGGGCATTTTAGAGCCTTTGGCGAAATTGTTAAAAACGCTCCGGCTAGTCAAGCACGCCTTTGGGTAGTGCCACCGACTAAAATGGATGAAAAAGAGCTTATTAATGAGGGTTATTATGCGATTTTTGGAGCTGCAGGAGCTAGGACTGAGGTTCCTGGCTGTAGTTTATGTATGGGTAATCAAGCAAGAGTGAGAGATAATGCGGTAGTCTTTTCTACTTCTACACGAAATTTTGATAATCGTATGGGTAAGGGGGCTAGAGTGTATTTAGGTAGTGCAGAGCTTGGGGCTGTGTGTGCATTACTAGGAAAAATCCCTACTAAGGAAGAATACGCTAATTTAGTGAATGAAAAACTAGAGAATCAGAAAGATAAAGTTTATCGCTATATGAACTTTAACCTAATGGAGAATTTTAAGCTCTAG
- the tyrS gene encoding tyrosine--tRNA ligase — translation MEQKISIALREIARGTNEIIGLEYIEKLVRTYYEKKERFIVKAGFDPTAPDLHLGHTVLIQKLALLQQYGAKVKFLIGDFTATIGDPTGKSETRKPLSQEQVLENARTYEEQIYKILDKEHTEVCFNSTWLNALGTKGMVELSAKFSVARMLERDDFEKRYKEKRPISMVEFLYPLLQGYDSVAMQADIELGGNDQKFNLLVGRFLQRAYGLNKEQSVITMPLLEGLDGVQKMSKSLGNYVGITEEPNAMFGKIMSISDDLMWKYYTLLSAHSLSEIEDLQEKVKNASLHPKIAKENLALEIVTRYYDKQVANMAKEQFAKVFSANLLPEDIKQKEFSEGIGILEALKNVGFCPSTSQARRDMQGGGVRINQEVIKDEHYHFTQGTYIMQLGKRKFIKLIISKG, via the coding sequence ATGGAGCAAAAAATTAGTATAGCCTTAAGAGAAATTGCTAGAGGCACTAATGAAATCATTGGGCTAGAATATATAGAAAAGCTCGTGAGAACTTACTATGAAAAAAAAGAGCGCTTTATTGTGAAAGCGGGGTTTGACCCTACAGCCCCAGACTTACACTTAGGTCATACGGTATTAATTCAAAAGCTTGCGTTATTGCAACAATATGGGGCTAAAGTAAAGTTTTTGATTGGGGATTTTACCGCAACAATAGGCGATCCGACCGGTAAAAGTGAGACTAGAAAACCCCTAAGCCAAGAGCAGGTTTTAGAAAACGCTAGAACCTATGAAGAGCAAATTTATAAGATTTTAGACAAAGAGCATACTGAAGTATGCTTTAATTCCACATGGCTTAATGCGCTAGGCACAAAAGGTATGGTAGAATTGAGCGCTAAATTTTCGGTTGCTAGAATGTTAGAAAGAGATGACTTTGAAAAGCGCTATAAAGAAAAGCGCCCCATTAGTATGGTGGAATTTCTCTATCCCTTATTGCAAGGTTATGATTCTGTAGCTATGCAAGCAGATATTGAACTTGGAGGAAATGACCAAAAGTTTAATTTGCTTGTAGGGCGGTTTTTGCAACGAGCTTATGGCTTAAATAAAGAGCAATCTGTAATTACTATGCCCTTATTAGAAGGGCTTGATGGGGTGCAAAAAATGAGTAAGAGCTTGGGTAATTATGTGGGAATTACCGAAGAACCCAATGCCATGTTTGGTAAGATTATGAGCATTAGCGACGATTTAATGTGGAAATATTACACTCTATTAAGCGCTCATTCTTTAAGCGAGATTGAAGACTTACAAGAAAAAGTAAAAAATGCCTCTTTGCACCCTAAGATAGCTAAGGAAAATTTAGCTTTAGAGATTGTAACTCGCTATTATGATAAGCAGGTTGCTAATATGGCTAAAGAGCAATTTGCTAAAGTTTTTAGCGCTAATCTTTTGCCAGAAGATATAAAACAAAAAGAGTTTAGCGAGGGGATTGGTATTTTAGAGGCATTAAAAAATGTTGGTTTTTGCCCTTCTACTTCACAAGCAAGGCGTGATATGCAAGGAGGGGGTGTAAGAATCAACCAAGAAGTCATTAAAGATGAGCATTATCATTTCACGCAAGGCACTTACATTATGCAATTAGGTAAGCGAAAATTTATAAAATTAATTATTTCTAAAGGATAA
- a CDS encoding MqnA/MqnD/SBP family protein codes for MRFGKIDYLNMLPFDVFIKAYPTPCCFKQFLRLKKTYPSKLNTSLLFRRIDAGFISSIAGFKFALNSYSLGIVAHKEVLSVLLLAKENAFDKESASSNALAKVLGLQGEVLIGDKALQFYYQNKHQDNAFIDLASKWYEKKRLPFVFGRLCYHKDKAFYERLSLAFKHKKVKIPYYLLNEASLKTKLKRQEILNYLQKIYYSLGKKERLSLKAFYRELLFKHIQKPKRF; via the coding sequence GTGCGTTTTGGTAAGATTGATTATTTGAATATGCTCCCTTTTGATGTGTTTATCAAAGCCTATCCTACCCCTTGTTGTTTCAAACAATTTTTACGGCTTAAAAAAACTTACCCCTCAAAACTCAATACAAGCTTGTTGTTTAGGCGTATTGATGCAGGCTTTATTTCTTCTATTGCTGGCTTTAAATTCGCCCTTAATTCTTATTCTCTAGGCATAGTCGCTCACAAGGAAGTTTTAAGCGTGCTACTCTTAGCTAAAGAAAATGCCTTTGATAAAGAGTCCGCATCTTCAAACGCCTTAGCTAAAGTGCTAGGATTACAAGGCGAAGTGCTTATTGGCGATAAAGCGTTACAATTTTATTATCAAAACAAACACCAAGATAATGCTTTCATAGATTTAGCGTCTAAGTGGTATGAAAAAAAACGCTTGCCTTTTGTTTTTGGGCGTTTGTGTTATCATAAAGATAAAGCTTTTTATGAGCGATTGTCTTTAGCCTTTAAACACAAAAAAGTTAAAATCCCCTACTATCTTCTTAATGAAGCGAGTTTAAAAACTAAGCTAAAACGACAAGAAATTCTAAACTACTTGCAAAAAATTTACTACTCTTTAGGCAAAAAAGAGCGACTGAGTTTGAAAGCATTCTATCGTGAGTTATTGTTTAAACACATTCAAAAACCCAAGCGTTTTTAA